aaaactagaaaaaatgatccaaagtcctcaactaacttaaattctatcctatttaaacactttctaaattgagcttctgttgtgtttcttgggctttgaggcctttccctgatttccttttgctttgggtttatgatccataatcctgatgaggctgttgATCcaaattctgtaacattcattgagccaacttagtgataatcaagtaatgacacatgactcaacaacttgaaattccagactcatcaattcttcaggcccaatcccataaaccatgatattcaattgggtttcataccagagtatgtttaagttaatgtttgtgctcaaatgctaacttaaaactgcaatatctttggcccagaaaccttttcaaatagtggcgtttaagttgcagtttaagcttaaactgcaacttaaacgccagacacttccagtgatgccttttgtggaagcacgtttaagttccagtttaagcttaaactgaaacttaaacgttggacactcctggaggtggaatggtcgaacacgtttaagctccagtttaagcttaaactggagcttaaacgtggaaatgaagaaagcaaccctggagtgtgaatttggtcgaacacgtttaagcttcagtttaaggttaaactgaagcttaaacgtggaaatgaagaaagcaactctggaggagaattttggtcgaacacgtttaagctccagtttaaggttaaactggagcttaaacgtggaaatggctccctggtgcatttctcatttctggcgtttaacttccagtttaaggttaaactggaggttaaacgccactttcagcttttcctcagctttcatgattttggcgtttaagctccagtttaagcttaaactggagcttaaacgccactgatagttcccagcattatatggcttggcagtttaagttccagtttaagcttaaactggaacttaaactccacatgtgatattcaagcttcctttattgattttgttgcttccttgcctaacctcttcttccctgaaatcatccaaacaactgcatcaaagtcttgcaaaatttcatgagaaatcttccattcatagcattcaagtaatataactaaaaactcatggaatttgcatcaaaatcatactgtttggatggttcattgctttgttattcatttaaccattcttggttactttaagctcaagaaaatgcataaaacaactaaaactaacaaaacaatgctagtgaaactagcctaagatgccttggcatcaagtggatggatgtgaatggtgaagatggtaattgggaagagagattgaggtgattggtgaagggttttgggaaggagtgtttattgggaagagtaaaataggatttggaggtaaggtgggaatatgttaggtggggatcctgtggggttcacagatcctgacgtgatcctgtggggtccacagatcctgaggtgtcaaggaattccatccctgcaccaaataggcatgtaaaatgccattgcacaccattctggcatttaaacaccgagtgatgcacattctgggcgttcaacgcccatatgtaacatgtttctagcgttgaacgccattttcatgcttgttactggcgttcagcgccagcttttcctctaggcacattcctggcattcaaacgccaggatgttgcttgtttctggcattcagcgctaaattcatgctctgttctggcgttgaacgccagccagatgcttcttactggtgttgaacgccagtctgtgcttcctccagggtgtgatttttcttctgatGTTtatgattctgtttttaatttttatatttttttcgtgactccacatgatcatgtacctaataaaacacaaaataacaatataataaaataaaaaaaataaaaattagataaataaaattgggttgcctcccaacaagcgcttctttaatgtcaatagcttgatagtaggctctcatggagccacaaggtgatcaggtcaatgttgtatagtctcaacaccaaacttagagtttggatatggggtcttaacacaaaacttagagtttggttgtggcctcccaacaccaaacttagagtttgactgtgggggctcttcttgactctgaactgagagaagctctacatgcttactctcttttgtcacagagggatggccatgtgccttaaacacaaggtagtccccattcaattgaaggactaattcacctttgttgacatctatcacagctcctgctgtagctaggaaaggtcttccaaggatgatacattcatcctcttccttcctagtgtctaagattatgaaatcagcagggatgtaaaggccttcaaccttaactaacatgtcctctactattccataagcttgtctcaatgacttgtctgccaattgtaatgagaacaaggcaggttgtacctcaatgatccccagcttctccattgcagagagtggcataagatttatccctgaccccagatcacatagagctttttcaaaggtcatggtgcctatggtacaaggtatcaaaaacttgccaggatcttgtttgttttgaggtaaaatttgctgtatccaggtatccagttcactaatgagcaagggaggttcactttcccaagtctcattaccaaacaacttggcattcagcttcatgatagctcctaaatattgagcaacttgctctccagtcacatcttcatcctcttcagaggaagaatagtcttcagagctcatgaatggcagaaggagatttaatggaatctctatggtctctatatgagcctcagattcctttggatccttaataggaaactccttcttgcttgagggacgtcccaggaggtcttccttactaggattttcgtcctcctcctcccttgtgcattcggccatattgattatatcaatagccttacactctccttttggattctcttctgtattgcttgggagaatactgggaggagtttcaatgactttcttacacagctggcccacttgtgcctccagatttctgatggaggatcttgtttcactcatgaaactgaaagtggcctttgacagatcagagactagattggctaaattagaagtgttttgttcagaattctctggctgttgctgagaagatgatggaaaaggcttgctattgctcagcctgttgcgtccaccattgttaaagccttgttgaggcttttattgatccttccatgagaaatttggatgatttctccatgatgagttataggtgtttccataaggttcacccatgtaattaacctctgccatggcagggttctcaggatcataagcttcttcagaaactacctctttagtactgttggatgcatgttgccatccattcagattttgagagatcatgttgacctgttgagtcaacactttgtactgagccaatatggcattcagagcatcaatttcaagaactcctttcttctgaggtatcccattattcacggaattcctctcagaagtgtacatgaattggttgtttgcaaccatgtcaatgagttcttgagcctcttcaggcgttttctttaggtgaatagatccacctgcagaatggtccaatgacattttcaaaaattcagatagaccataatagaatatatctaatatggtccattctgaaaacatgtcagatggacatcttttggtcagctgcttgtatctttcccaagcttcataaagggattcaccatctttttgtttgaaggtttgaacatccactctcagcttgctcagcttttgaggaggaaagaatttatccaacaaggcagtgaccagcttatcccaggagtccaggctatccttggattgtgaatccaaccatattctagctctatctcttacagtaaaagggaaaagcatgagtctgtagacttcaggatcaactccattcgtctttacagtctcacagatctgcaagaactcagttaaaaactggtaaggatcttcagatggaagtccataaaacttgcagttctgttgcattaaagcaactagttgaggcttaagctcaaaattattggctccaatggcaggaatggagatgcttcttccatcaaatttggacgttggctttgtgaagtcaccaagtattctccttgcattattattattttcggctgccatctctttctcttgttctaatatttctgaaagattacctttagattgttgtaacttagcttctcttaattttctcttcagagtcctttcaggttctggatcaatttcaacaagagtgcctttttccttgttcttgctcatatgaaagagaagaaaacaagaaaagaagaggaatcctctatgtcacagtatagagattcctttatgttagtagaaaaagaaagggaagaagaatgaagaagagtgggttcggatttttttagatgaagagagatgaagagaagtgttagtaattaaataattaaatagaagaagagaagaggaagagaattcgaaaataatttttttaaaaagggttagtgattttcgaaaattagagataagatgtaattaaaattaaaacatgaaacaattagttaattaaaaagaatttttgaaaaaagggtgagatattttcgaaaattagagaggaaagagtagttaggtggttttgaaaaagataataaacaaacaaaaagttaattagttagttgaaatagattttaaaatcaaatttgaaaagataagaagataagataagatatttttgaaatcaaattttgaaaaagataagataaaaagataagatttttaagataaagatattttgaaaaagatttaattttaaaattaaaattaattacttaactaacaagtaattacaagatatgattctagaatttaaagattgaacctttcttaacaagaaagtaacaaacttcaaatttttgaatcaatcacatcaattgttagctaattttcgaaaatttgatataaagataaaaaaaaaattttgaaattattttgaaaaagatttttgaaattttcgaaaaatagaaaaaaatgaaaaagatatgatttttgaaaaagattttgaaaatataagatttttaaatttgaaaattttgagagaaaaaaggaaaagatatttttttgattttttaaattttaaagatgagagagaaaaacacaaatatgacccaaaacataaaaattttggatcaaaacacatgatgcatgcaagaacactatgaatgtcaagatgaacaccaataacactttgaagatcatgatgaacatcaagaacatatttttgaaaaatttttgatgcaaagaaaacatgcaagacaccaaacttagaaatctttaatgcatggactctaacaaacaaaaaatgcatatgaaaaacaacataagacacaaaacaagaaaacatcaagatcaaacaagaagacttgtcaagaacaacttgaagatcatgaagaacactatgaatgcatggaatttttgaaaaatgcaagaaaaatttttatagcatgcaattgacaccaaacttaaaaattgactcaagactcaaacaagaaacaccaaatattttttatttttatgattttatgatttttttggatttttattaatttttttttcgaaaataaagtttggaaaaatgaaaaagaaaagaaaaattttgaaaaagatttttgaaaagaaaattacctaatctgagcaacaagatgaaccgtcagttgtccatactcgaacaatccccagcaatggcgccaaaaacttggtggacgaaattgtgatcacatcaatgtagtactctttgttattgtatggaatcattattatggctcttggctatgtgtggacacaactccgttcaacttaaccagcaagtgtactgggtcatccaagtaataccttacgtgagtaagggtcgatcccacagagattgttggtatgaagcaagctatggtcaccttgtaaatctcagttaggcagattaaatggttatgggtttcaaaaattaataataaatagaaaataaaaagggatagaaatacttatgtaaatcaatagtgggaatttcagataggcgtgtggagatgctagaatcctttcgaatctctactttcttattgctttcatccaatccttgttactcctttccatggcaagctgtatgtagggcatcaccatcatcaatggctacttttaatcctctcgggaaaatggtcctatgcgctgtcactgcacggctaatcgtctggaggcatcacccttgttgatagctacatcccatcctctcaatgaaaatggtccaaatgctctgtcacagcacggctaatcatctgtcggttctcaatcaggttggagtagaatcccttgattcttttgcgtttgtcatcacgcccagcctttaggagtttgaagctcgtcacagtcattcaataccggaatcctactcggaataccacatacaaggttagacttttcggattcccgggatcctactcggaataccacagacaaggttagactttccggatccccatgaatgccgccatctatctagcttataccacgaagattttgttggggaatctaagagatatgcgcccggcctaaggtagaacggaagtggttgtcagtcacgcgcgttcataggtgagaatgatgatgagtgtcacggatcatcacattcatcaaagtgttgtgcaacgtatatcttagaataagaataaaagagaattgaatagaaagtaatagtaattgtattgaaacttgaggtacagcagagctccacacccttaatctatggtgtgcagaaactctaccgttgaaaatacataagtgaaaggttcaggcatggccgaatggccagccccctcaatgatcaaaagaccgaatgatcaaagactaaatagtcaaaagatgtctaatacaatagtaaattatcctatttatactagactagctactacggtttacatgagtaagtgattgatgcataaatccacttccggggcccacttggtgtatgcttgggctgagcttgatctatccacgagctgaggcttcttttggagttgaactccaagttataacgtgttttgggcgttcaactccggatcgtgacgtgtttctggcgtttaactccagacagcagcatgtacttggcgttcaacgtcaATTTACGTCAttaatttccgaataaagtatggactattatatatttctgaaaagctctggatgtctagttttcaacaccgttgagagcgcgccatgtggagttctgtagctccagaaaatccatttcgagtatagggaggtcagattccaacagcatcagcagtccttttgtcagccttttttagagttttgctcaaggccctcaatttcagccagaaattacctgaaatcacagaaaaacacacaaactcatagtaaagtccagaaatgtgaatttaacataaaaactaatgaaaacatccctaaaagtagcttgaactttactaaaaactacctaaaaacaatgccaaaaagcgtataaattatccgctcatcagttgcctcccatgaatcacttttttaatgtcattagcttgacagttgATCTTTGTCAGGGAGGATCATTATGTCTCAGGTCTTCTCCTCTCATAGTGAATCTATCTCCACTTGCTTCTTTGAGAATCTCTACATGCTCCAAGGAGAGAATTCTATTGATTGTGTACACTTGATGCAACTGAGATGGTATTATAGGAAGATGAAGTGGGATTAGTAGATGGTAGATTGATATCACTCTGTCTCTTGGAGAAAATTCCTCTGTAGGGATCTTTTTATTCTTCCATCTCCTTGATACCTTTTTCCCAATCCTCTTCTCTCCTTCAACTGGTGCTTTGGTGATTCCTGTTTTCGAAGAGTCTTTATTGATTGTTTCTCTTGGATCTTGTAGTTTCAGTTCCTCCTTGGGCTTCATTGGTTGTTGTATCAATTgaaattcttatttttctatcaaGGAGGTTTTCAGATGCTCTGCTTATGGTTTACTGCTTGTTTCTTCTAAGAATACTTCCTTGTAATCATCATTCAGCTCTTTATTCTCTTGTTCAGCTTCTTGTGAGGGTTTAAAGATGTTAAAGGTGAGTTGTTCATCATGTACTCTTAATACTAACTCTCCCTGCTcaacatctatgagtgctctggctgtggctaagaatggtCTCCCAAGAATGATTTGATGAAGATAACTTTCTTCCATCTCAAGAACAACAAAATCTGTAGAGAgaaagtacttcccaaccttcACCAGTTCATTTTCAACCACTCCTAGTGCTTGTTTTTGGGTCTTGTCAGCCAATTACAGAATTATGTTTGTAGATTTCAACTCATTGATTTGCAGCTTCCTCATGAGAGATAAAGGCATTAAATTTATGCTTGTTCCTAGATCACAAAATCCGCTATCAATCATTGTGTCTCCTATAGCACAAGGGAtgtgaaaactccctggatccttctTCTTTGAGGGTAACTCTTTCTTGATAAGAGCACTGCATTCTTTATTCATTACTACTGTTTTCCCACCCTTCAATGGGCTTTTCTTGGTTAGCAACTCCTTCATGCATTTGATATACGAAGGCATCTGTTGGAGGGCTTCAATGAAAGAAATGTTGATATGAAGAGATGTAAACATATCTAGGAACCTTGAGTATGACTTCTCTTTTTCACCACCCTTGAGTCTCTGAGGGAATGGTGCTTTTGGTACATAGGGGCTCAAGATTTCCTTCTCCATTGGTTCCTTCATTTGTGCAGAGTTTATTCCTTGTTCCTTCTCTTCCAgtttttcctttgaaattccCTGAGTGTGCTCTGATGGCTTGCTAAATTCTTCCTCCAAAATCTCTTCATCTCTTAGAGTGATTGCTTTGCATTCCTCCCATCTTACCTTCTTGGTATCTCTTCTTGGATTCTTCTCAGAATCACTTAGAAAACTATCAGTAGGCTTAGGAATTTGCTGAAAGAGGTATCCTACTTGAGATTCAAGCTTCTTGATGGTATCTCCTTGGTTCTTCATATTAGCCCTTACTTCATCCTTGAATGCTTTGTTGTCTTGGAACTTCTTGAAAAGATTTTCAAGCAATGCTTCAATCTAGGAGATTCTGTCCTCATATGGTGATGGTAAGTTGGAATTGGGAGGTTGAGAATGGCTATTTGGTGCTTGATATAGATGCTGGAAAGAGTTGTTATGTGGAGGTTGATATGATCTTTGATTGGGGTGTTGGTAGGTGGAATTGTTGtattggttggagttttgggcCTATGATCTTGGTTCTGGTTTTGATGGTTTCCCCACCTAAAGTTTGGGTGTTTCTTCCAACCAGGATGATAGGTTTTGGATTGTGGATTATAAGATTGCCTTGATGAGTTCCCAACATAATTTGCTTgctcccaatcacctccttcctCTGGGATCACCTCTTCTTGAGCTGATTGTTGAGCATTGattgctgcaacttggttcttCTCCATCTTCTTAGTGAGATCGGCCAACCATTTGGTAATCAGCTTATTTTGAGCTAATAGTGCATCCATGTGATTCAACTCCATCACTCCTCTATTTGAGTTTCTATCAGAGGCATAGAAGTATTCATTGTTGTCCACATCTCTATGATGTCTATGGCCTCATCAATTGTCTTCTTCTTATTAAGAGAGCCTCCTGACGAGTGATCTAAGGCCTTCTTTGATTCTTGTGacaatccttcatagaaaatgtgtACTTGCACtcattcattgaacatgtctggAGGGTACCTTCTTGTTAActccttgtatctctcccatgcttcatagagAGTTTtcccatcttgttgtctaaatgTTTACACCTCAGCCCTCAACCTGTTGACTCTTTCGggagggtaaaatcttgccAATAACTTATTTACCTCATTCTCCCAAATTGTCAAACTCCCCTTGGGAAAGGATTCTAGCCACTTTGATGCTTTATTCCTGAGAGAGAAGGGGAACAAAAGTAATTTATAGGTGTCAGGATGAACACCATTGGccttcactgtgtcacaaattctcagaaatgtggttagatgttgatttggatcctcttGAGCATTTTCTCCAAATGAACAATTattctgaacaagggtgatgagttgtggtttaagctcaaaattgttggcatgtatagTAGGTTTcaagatgctgcttccacaattcCCAAGATTGGGATTGATATAGGAGCCTAGTACTCTTCTCTCCTATCCAACATGATTGGCTGCACCCTCTCTAACATAGTTATGTGCCACTTCTTCATGATGGTTCTCTATATCATCCTCCATATTCATATCTAagtcctcttcttcttcctctgcacaAATAACCCTCtttcctcttgcttccctccttagtctaaggaaggtcctctcaggttcaaaTTCAAAGGAGGTTGAAGCACTTCttcttctacctgtcatacaatcAGCAAACAAACAAGCAAGAGCAAGTGAAGAATTCACTCTTGTTAAGAATTATGGTTAGAGTGGTTGGTGCAATtgatcaaacagttagtgggttagtgtaCGAAAATGTAAATAAACAAGGAGAATGACTTAAATTGAAGAGAAAAGCAGTAAACAACTGAAATTGAAActaattaacaaaagaaaaaaatgttcaatctagttatcctctaatttaatcattgtcaatgCAAAATCAATCTCTGGCAACGGCGCCTTAAACTTGATGCACAGAAAtctgtctctcaacaaattccaCTTGGCAAGTATATCGAATTgttgtcaagtaaaaactcacaataaagtaaggtcgaatcccacagggattgattggttgagcaactttaattagaagagTGTTCTAGTTGAACTAAGCAAGAATTGGATTGAGAattacagaaaattaaatggcgggaaatgtaaatagctgaaattaaatggcagagtgtaaattgcagaaagtaaattacggaaagtaaattgcagaaacttaaatgggaATGGGGCTGATGATCATCAAAATAAACAGcagaatataaaaaatatggaAGATCAGAAGTGGAGaagttcattgggcttaggagatatTTCAATTCTCCAGATCAAGTTCaatctcatctcttcctcaatcaatgtaTTCGTTGAtctcttggcaatcttaagtgattggatcccaattctttggcaatccaatctctctaagcttgaacaattgcccaatttcttgatctaattgctcatgggaagagatgaagtacaCTCACTAATTATACCACATGTTTTTCTAGATCAAggtattggtaggattatatgtcaccatatccatccaacccccaacccagtccaacatgagaaagcatttctatcATGATTTCCTTATTCCTCTTCCAAGGGTCAGAGGAAATCCAagtatgaataatttttttccaAGACAATTATCCAATTGggtgaagatcgaaagctttcaagcaaatcaagagaaaagaaagaggaagaagaatgaaaattattattgatccattgaattacaatagagctccttAACCCAATGAagaggggtttagttgttcatagctctgagAATGGAAATTGAAAATGAAAAGTGCATTGAATGTAAAAACTCAATTAcagagaaagtaaaatacaGAGTGTATACAATCCTGGACCCTCAGGTTCCTATTCttctctagttcaaaactacccCTATATAtactgatgtgtggaaaacgatccaacacaaaactcaccggcaagtgtaccgggtcgcatcaagtaataataactcacatgagtgaggtcgatcccacagggattgaaggattgagcaattttagtttagtgggtggtttagtcaagcgaatcaagtgttggttgggtgatttgtgtttaacagaaagtaaataacagtaAAAGTAAAGGGGAGAGGGAAATGTGCAGTAAATTGAGAAGcaggaaagtaaaattgcagaaacttaaagaacaagaaagtaaatgactgaaacttaaagtgcaagaaatgtaaattgcagtaacttaaattgcaagaaatataaattacttgaaagtaaaagggaattgaggacagggattgcagaatttaaacaagggaatgtgaattgcaacaattaagagaacagaaattgaattagaagcaatgagAATTAAATCagcaaggaaataaaatgcagcaaggttcacagaagaacccaaagtggattttgatctcaggactcaagagcttaggtagcagagcctaaaactcaatttccttcccagatctgagttatcaaagcaattgacagaaaattaaagaagaagcaatagaagaacagaaattaaattgaattatgcagaaaataaattgaaaagagtttgaatgggaattgagacagaatttcctcaatttcacacacccaaaactcagaaacagaagattagaaatgcttaggcaagaatgaggaagaagagagatcaattctcctccccaattctcagaattctcagtcaagtcaccaagaacaattgccaaagctcaaaataaaagtgaaaatttaaagctcaaagtaaaggtTCAAAGGTTCAAAAGTTGTccaaaaggtcctaattacatcaaactagcttctatttatacactttctattcttggattttgggatttggatgggcttttgaattggtgaagaaacgAATTAAAATGgtgttttaatttgaattttcggcccaaaaatCACTCCCAgtaggctgccctgcccttgtggagggcagggcagaaaattggtgcaTGGTGCGTGCTTTTGGTGCGGCCAGGAGCAAGTTGGTGCGGCCAAGGTTGCGCGCGATGCGCGTTGGTgcgtgggacgctgccctgcccgcgccaagggcagggcaggaaaggtTTGATGCGCCAGGGACGGGTGTTGCGCGCGCTGATGCTGCCGAGGAAGGAATTTGTGCGCCAAATTCTTGTAccatccaaatgctgccctgcccgcgccaagggcagggcaatgttccttTGTTCACGTCTCGAGTTCGAACCTGGGCGGATACACACGCTTCAttaattttcttgatttcttggcacggcaatgggtcttagagcttggcttcctcatggttctttgttcgaaccttgtggcatgcatgggtgatatttttttgttgaatttcttccttgttgagcccgattctgccctccacaagggcagggcaaggttttttttctcttggttccaaggcacattttgtgctctgcccttggagtgggcagggcagaatttccttcctttgcttggtcacctaatgttgccctcctagagggcagtgtgcccttgtggagggcaatgttgcttcccccattagttgcggcacgcttctcctCTCCTttgccacgctttccttttcttgtgttacactttttaggccacgcttttcatt
Above is a genomic segment from Arachis stenosperma cultivar V10309 chromosome 1, arast.V10309.gnm1.PFL2, whole genome shotgun sequence containing:
- the LOC130982127 gene encoding uncharacterized protein LOC130982127, translating into MKNQGDTIKKLESQVGYLFQQIPKPTDSFLSDSEKNPRRDTKKVRWEECKAITLRDEEILEEEFSKPSEHTQGISKEKLEEKEQGINSAQMKEPMEKEILSPYVPKAPFPQRLKGGEKEKSYSRFLDMFTSLHINISFIEALQQMPSYIKCMKELLTKKSPLKGGKTVVMNKECSALIKKELPSKKKDPGSFHIPCAIGDTMIDSGFCDLGTSINLMPLSLMRKLQINELKSTNIIL